CTTTGTCATGGATCTAAAAATAACAGACAGTTATATTTAAATaaccattttaaatatttattatttattgtattttatttaatttgaatatgaatttttttaagtttattccATGGAATGATTTACCAGTTTTATCAAATGTGGGAGAGAAAAACAAACCTATTTAGGCCCCTGTtttgtaacttttatcactgacgataaaatatttgaatgactttaaaatccattaaatctcatcaaaataaaagaaattttgttcaaaatcatagtttcttaattcataaattctgaatttgaaaaaaattgctttatttatggaagaaaatggatttatgggttgttcaaaaatgtttatagcCAGTGATAAAGATACAGAACAGAGGTTTAAACAAAAAGGGAACGAAAATTTGGTTAATATGAACAAgagaatttatttaattcaattacAAATCAGGAACGgattttcgacttttttaaGGCAATAAAACTGTCATTCGGTGTCAAATAAAAGGAAACATTCGGAATGATAACGGTAAATTCATTACTTGTTGCTAGCTTAAATTAGATTGTGGAGGTGTTGCGAATGTTattgcaataaaattgtttatatttttctatttgattgaacaatatttcaatattttccaGATCAATCATTCTCCAGAGAGAAGTgtctaaaattttgtttcgccAAGCAACTGCCTCAATGAATCATTGATTCCAGCATCCGAATATGATTCAAATAGGTATTCGAAACAAAGCCACATGCGAAAGTAAAATGAAatctaattttctatttttccttGGATTGAATCTCTTATCATACAATTGACGTAAATGTTGAACAAACAgacaggaaaaaataaaataaataaaaacagaaccaaAACATTATAAAAGAATATAAACTAATCTATTAATAAGAACATTCAAAATGATCATGAATCATATTTTGTTGCATTTGATCTCATTATCTGAGATTgaagttaatttaattttattcatacaTAAGTTGATTTGTAAATGCCTCTCGAAGATACGTcatgcaaatcatttttttttttgttcagattacAATTTACATTGCGTCAATTGATGTGTACATAAAAGTAAAAGGGTTATAATAATATTGTACCCATATTAATGGTGGGTGTGTGTAGAGTTTTATAATTTCATCATAAAATATGCCctctaaataataattttgttttagatgTCGAATACTAATAATTTAGTATTATGGTCTTGGAAATTGAATGATTacatttttattacatttaaatGGGCTGATCATAAAGTATAACCCATCTTATATCTGATTTTGAAAAGTTAGAGTAAATATAgcaaaactgtttttttctatatgttttataaatgaaatataaaGGGTTTGGTGTCTCTACCAAACTGAATGTTTTATCGAGATGACATTGAAAATGTCTCGTTTGTCCGTCAAAATTAGATATACTCGACCAAAACAAACATCCTACTGGGTCACGTAATTGCTTCAATACTGTTTTCGACACTGTTGTGCAAAATACTTCAAGCCAATACTAGCGGGACTATTTTGGTTTTGTTGAAATAATAAGAAGAATTCACTGAGCAAATACTTATTATCATTATAAAGCAATTATAGAATCATAGAGTCCGTTGATAGGTAAATAGATCCTAACTTGTAATAAATTCAGAAGAAAATCAAGTACATTGCTTCAACGTAAGACAATTCTTGGTATTCGCagtttttttgagataaaaaaagtatactttgtttgtttaaaatttatttaagattaaTATTATTGTCTTCTGTAAACAGAATGTTTCTATACTTTATTTTGTACGTGGTACTGCGTCTTACTCAAGTTATTTGATTCATTtaactcttatttgttttaCGCTAGGAGTTATAATAACCCGCTACTTGTTATTTGACTTTCATGTTTCATGTCAGACTCTCTTGCAACAGTTTTGAAATGGGGCTGGTGGATGTATGTACCTAGTTTTTTGGACATTAGAATTGAGTCGGTCATTTCAAAAACCAATTAAGTCACAcagttaaagtttttcattcaCAAATAAAATTGAGCAAGAGCCCACGACGGCCAGACCTTCGTTATTTTATACCAGCTGAAAGTTTGTCTGTGCATACCCCCCATAGAGGTAAGAACGACCAGGGACTTTTTAGTTCTGGGTTGTGGTTGCTTTGGCAGGTAAACGGTACTAAAGGTGTAAAAAATCGGACCTTACTTTCGTCAAAGTATACcgcttcatttttttatattttcttaaggatAACTTCAGAAGTCTCGTCGTCCATTGCCAGACACCTATGACGGTTGTTTTCCAATGCcagacacccctaaacttgcaaaaattaGGACCCTACTTTCGTCATAGTATACCagctaaattttatatatgttaTTTGGGGACCTATGAAAAGATGTTACCTCAAGAGCCAGACAGTTTTGATGGTtgcaacaccttgccagacacaattttctaaaaaatgactcaaaataaaaaaaaaatattaaaaaacgacggcaacacttacagtaacaaatgatacttttttcaaaagccagaattaaTACACTTAGttccaatttattcactttccattatatttaaaggccccattaaaaataaaaaatctgttaaatcatttacaaattttaaaatttcccatttttaatgaagactttaaatttaatggagtgtgaataaattgggcctaaattttaatttttaaatcaagtcatttcaatcaatagtttttgaaataattgatttcaaagtcaaaatttgtgaaaaaaaagtttaaaaaattttataccatggtcAATACTATTAATATACTGCAGAATACAATTGAACCATATTTCTCGCCAGTAAATTGGATATTTACACATGACAATGACCCTAAACATGCATCAAACATAGCTCTGAGTCCCGATCCTAATCCAATTGAACATTTATGGAATGATGTCAGGGTTAATTGggttatcaaaattaaaaaaattccaaagatCTCTGGGTCGGAATCAAAGAAGCTTGGTTTTCTACTCCACAAAGTAGATGGCGGACGTTTGTCGAAAGTTTACCAAaagaggccaatcaaatttatAAAATCGTGGCTAAGTAATAAAGTACTAGGTACTCGGGGTTGCTCTGAACCCGTCCTGAAGCATTTTTGGTAGATattttttcaaccagagttatttgcTCAGTGTTCGTTGTCCGCTCGGTCTGAACGCACTCTGAACAACCCTGGGTATTTTGGCAGAGCGCAAATTTCGCAgttatcaaaatcaaatcagctgttgtcagtttagaaaaaaaaaattgttggagtGCGAAAAGTGAAATAGTGGATACAAAACTTGTAtgataaatgtaaaattttttgccAATAAACGTgaggtcttttttattttgattgcttTTCCCACAATTATtcagtttgaaaattaaataaatttgcaagaaataaagtcaaatcGATTGCGCAAGTACTatccaacaataaaaaaataaaaatagatatttacttttttttgtagctaCTTTGGCAAGATAGATAgcttttcgtttaaaaaaatattctagatACGGGTATTctagatagcctatccgatagccCTGAAACGGAGGAGCAAAGAAACAAACCTACCAACTTGGTAATACTGATTTACTCATCAAGTTCACAAGTCACAAACATATtaaatgtttgtaaaaaaaaatcaaaagtttgctATATCTTTTTCTGCAATAAATTTTCTGGGAAAATTTAGCTGAAATTTTATAGGATTTTTTGTTCCCTGGAAACAAATTCCAAAGAAGATTCGCGATCGTATACAACAAATTCCAATTAAAACGAAATACCCCTGGAGATTCACGAGAGGgccttttataaaattgattaaataaaagagcttaaagcaacaaaaatatatcattGCGTCAAAAGAATCTTGtctctatgcattttttttattaatactaaGCCTGTTCTAGATCATTAAACTTTCTATAATAGTTTTACAAAACTCAGCTGTAAATGATCCAACTTCTAGTGATTCATCAAATTTGCGAAAACAACTTAataatgtaaaattaaattactttGTTACCGCTACAGTATAAAGGTATAAAGTCCATAATCTTGAAtatttgttaataaataaacaaaaaaaaacaacaacaaaatattaaacagTCAATATACTTACGTTAAACATTCTGAGTAATACTCCATTTCCTTAttttgtaatattaaaaaaaaaaacatcttcttTATTTGTTGCTTCGCAGATTGTTGTGTGTTGTTATTTGTTGTGTTGTAATAGTAGtagaatttttatttctaaatgtttttttattattattattcttattttgttgcttttgttgttgttttagctGATAATAATAATGctaaatttttcttgtttttcgcCAAGATACAAAATTGATAACAGTTGAAAGCAAATCGGTGGCGGTGGTTGTTGCTGTCGCTGTTGTTTCTTCCTCTACACGATCTCTATTACTTCTCCCACCCACCCTTCGACTACTTCCTCCAACTGATCTTCCTCCATTCATATCTCCTTCCGTTTTAACTCCCTCCTCTTCCCCTCGATCTCCAACATTTCTTATACATCACTTGCTGTTGCTATTATTATTAGTGCTCGTCGCTGCTCCTACTACCGAGTTATTTCCTCCATCCTCAATCTTATCCGATATGATTGACGAATCACCATAAAATGTTGGCTCCGCATGTTGATGCTGTGATTGTTTTTgcaaatcatcatcatcaccatccgAATCATCTTCAGCCGAACTATCATTATTCGATACAGTTCCGGCAGCATTATTATTCGTTGCTTTACCCAATACATTGACCGTCGTTGAGGAAGCAATTCCCCCTTCTTTAATATGTTCCTCTTGAGCTTTAGCCTTACTCAAATTATCATAACATTTAAGGCAAACTCTAACCGATTTTGTGCTCTGTTGAggcaacaaaaactttttcgacGAACATGGTCCACAAACCACTGCCCCACAATTACGACAATGATGGCGACGAACAATCATTGTAAATTGCGTCTTCTTACAATGCATACATATCGATGCCTCGTTATCAGGCACCCAAACTGCAGCATGATTCTCAACTGGCTTCTTGCCACTCTTCCTCAACAAGTCTTCAACACACTTGTTGATATGTGCCATCCATTCTTGTTTCTCGGTACTAGTGGCAGCATAAACTACAAATGATTTTGTAGTTGTACGGATAAGCCATCCATTGCGGAATTGACCATTATCATCGATAGTTTCTAATTGGACTTCTTCCAAAGGCATAATGTGTTGtttattgtatttctttttgcCAATTACAATATTGCCATAGACAAGGATATCATTGAAGAGAAAGAATTGACGAGATTTTGGACGTTTGCGACACATTTTGGTTAAAACACCTTCGCCGACGAGCACACGGCCCGGAATGGCGAGTGGTTGGCCAGAGCTGCCGAAACAGCTTTCGACCATGGCAATGCGACGAGTGTTTGCTTCGCTATTTACTAGACGATCGACCATTGTGGAATTGTAGATGGCGTTTTAATCgactaaataataataaattgtctCTCTTGGAAAGATTTCACTTTTttgtgaacttcttttttttttaggtttttttctcACCTTTGTGAGTTGTAATTTTTCTTTCCCAAAATTCCCacgaaaatactttttttttgttttttcttaattttttttcaacaacgtATGTAGCTCAAATATTGagagttaaaataaatattaaataaaagaaaaataaatataaaatgaaaaaaaaaatagtggatTTCTCCGCAGATTTTCTTGCTTCGCACTTTCTCACTTTTTTGTGATGATGGTTTGACAAGGGTGCAAGTGTGCAGGCAGTCAGTCAACTGTGTCTTCTTTTTTGTTCGTTTCTTCGTAGAGCTACTACACTTCCAAATGgcgatttttctttttttcttttacactTTTAAAGTGACTCACTTCATCAGAAAGAGAGATGATTTTCTTGGGTGGTTTTTTTGAGTTTCGAAATTAAATTTGGAATAATTCGAATAAatggttttgatttttgaattgaataaattgtaaatacaatttcaacacatttctgaagaaaaaaaaaaaagtgctacgATTGCACCTTGAAATTGTTTTGATGAACGACACAACGAACGACGACGACACACAAAATTCACGGGTTGGCTGAGTTCGagttgatggaattttttttttattctttttgacagttgacaataaaaattttgttgttgcaTTGCATGGTTGAATGAACAGGCTGAATTGCGGAATGTAGAGATTTCAACTTGGGGGATGTGTTCAAGAGGATTGTTCGTTGAATGATTTTAGTATAGGGTgttatgaacaaaattaaattaacgaatggatacttaaaaaaaattattttcagaaaacaactttgaataatttttgttagaatttcaaaatcaaaataaaaaattaaaaattatgccatttatttttttaagttagaacaataatgtcgttttcgatagGTGTCATTCAaagattcactcattctgaaatccaataaaacagtctgAGCTCTGAATactgaatcgcttccactcagttctaaaattttatatctgtatcTACTAGGAAATTCGGTTTGACGTTTGATTatttaatggcgttttcgattggctctccggaagcgtccggaatcattcagaagccttctgaaagtgttttattcgcacaaaactgacagttaaaacgcttctcagaagagaaattctcttctcgatttaaaatcagaagcactaatacatgaacactaaaatgtcaacaaaaaaatactcaatcattctttttttgttgtcattcaaaaattcaaattaaattaaaagtaaaattaataaaaagattgaaatgggtaccttaatgcagtggaatgatttttttttaacattttcttcttccgtcgtcttcagatttataattttttcgtttgaaaaaaaaaaaataatatcaatatttgacatttgaaatttcacaaacacaaaataaagaaacagaattgagtggaagcgacttgacctgttccattcgatttcagaatgagtgaattcttgagtgaaaccaatcgaaaacgacataaatattTGTGATTTTaagtgaattctgttttgaaatcaagaagagaatttttattcTGTGAAGCGTTTTGTCTGTCATGTTCGTTCGAATTAAACACTTTctgaaggcttctgaatgattccggacgcttcgaGAGAGAAATACTCAATCATTCTTTTTCtgttgtcattcaaaaatttaaattaaattaaaattaata
This DNA window, taken from Episyrphus balteatus chromosome 2, idEpiBalt1.1, whole genome shotgun sequence, encodes the following:
- the LOC129911664 gene encoding pleckstrin homology domain-containing family F member 2 — protein: MVDRLVNSEANTRRIAMVESCFGSSGQPLAIPGRVLVGEGVLTKMCRKRPKSRQFFLFNDILVYGNIVIGKKKYNKQHIMPLEEVQLETIDDNGQFRNGWLIRTTTKSFVVYAATSTEKQEWMAHINKCVEDLLRKSGKKPVENHAAVWVPDNEASICMHCKKTQFTMIVRRHHCRNCGAVVCGPCSSKKFLLPQQSTKSVRVCLKCYDNLSKAKAQEEHIKEGGIASSTTVNVLGKATNNNAAGTVSNNDSSAEDDSDGDDDDLQKQSQHQHAEPTFYGDSSIISDKIEDGGNNSVVGAATSTNNNSNSK